A stretch of Simkaniaceae bacterium DNA encodes these proteins:
- a CDS encoding phosphatase PAP2 family protein has product MAQNESSQNYQMAGLWKFKSIFKVHLMIFLLFATWLSPYTRPLWDKLDHWTFVALNHWIENSSFWQTFWAMANHKYADWLFDAFILLFVGSYIVKAPKHLKLRRVAEVLFCIIITAATIILINRLIFKDWIVIPRKSPSLVTPMSALLNEIIPWMHIKTSARFSFPGDHGTTALMFICMMNLLLDKPKALLATLVGIFFILPRLIVGAHWLTDIIIGSLSISLFTIAWTFFTPLYHVVVSKLESWMQKVELKFIHQE; this is encoded by the coding sequence ATGGCTCAAAATGAAAGTTCTCAAAATTATCAGATGGCGGGACTTTGGAAATTTAAGTCCATTTTTAAAGTCCATTTAATGATTTTTTTGCTCTTTGCCACTTGGCTATCCCCCTATACGCGCCCCCTATGGGATAAACTAGATCACTGGACTTTTGTTGCCCTCAATCATTGGATTGAAAACAGCTCATTTTGGCAAACATTTTGGGCAATGGCAAACCACAAATATGCTGATTGGCTATTTGATGCCTTCATTCTATTATTTGTCGGATCTTATATTGTTAAAGCTCCAAAACACCTAAAGCTGCGAAGAGTTGCCGAAGTGCTTTTTTGTATCATCATCACTGCGGCCACGATTATTTTGATTAATCGCCTTATCTTTAAAGACTGGATTGTGATCCCAAGAAAAAGCCCTAGCTTAGTCACTCCGATGAGCGCACTTCTCAATGAAATCATTCCGTGGATGCACATTAAAACCAGCGCACGCTTTTCTTTTCCGGGCGATCATGGAACTACGGCTCTCATGTTCATTTGTATGATGAACCTACTCCTTGATAAACCAAAAGCCCTACTCGCAACACTTGTTGGTATTTTCTTTATTCTTCCAAGGCTTATTGTCGGAGCGCATTGGCTCACCGATATCATCATCGGCAGCTTATCTATTAGCCTATTTACAATAGCATGGACATTTTTTACCCCCCTATACCACGTTGTTGTTTCCAAACTTGAGTCATGGATGCAAAAAGTAGAACTAAAATTTATTCACCAAGAATAA
- the rpsI gene encoding 30S ribosomal protein S9 gives MTKEVIGTGRRKTAVASVRMQKGNGAIVINGKTLEEYFVTEMQRQIVLSPFELLELNGQYNLKIRVKGGGIEGQAVAVRLGIARALVQEDEERRKDLKDSAYLTRDPRKKERKKYGRAKARKRFQFSKR, from the coding sequence ATGACCAAAGAAGTAATCGGAACAGGTAGAAGAAAAACAGCTGTTGCTTCAGTTCGCATGCAAAAAGGAAATGGAGCTATTGTTATCAATGGCAAGACATTGGAAGAGTATTTTGTCACTGAAATGCAGAGACAAATCGTTCTTTCTCCATTTGAATTGCTTGAATTGAATGGACAATACAATCTAAAAATCAGAGTTAAAGGCGGCGGGATCGAAGGTCAAGCTGTTGCTGTTCGCTTAGGGATTGCGCGTGCGCTCGTTCAAGAAGACGAAGAGCGTAGAAAAGATCTTAAAGATAGCGCTTATCTTACAAGAGATCCAAGGAAGAAAGAACGTAAGAAATACGGACGTGCTAAAGCGCGTAAACGCTTCCAGTTCTCAAAACGTTAA
- a CDS encoding LptF/LptG family permease: MPILWRYLLKNYFRVFLLSIFVFLSILVLMRMQEIARFATLGTAPSVIALFILLQFPIILPLAIPISALISSTILMMRLCQSHELTSLRVQGLSVKDILYPIKMTAFFLTLFNFVIVSELTPTTRLKSKNLMYQATAQNPLLLMQTNKITKVKNAYTDLHVIKSGKSAENLIFSFLNPSSKKMNLIMADQLNVEDQGILIGEQVHLISHLKTKQENGFDHLVIENYDRIENSSLAIASLLHQTDIKRLSLQRLRIKPLLIKMFVEKERGQLFRCILEISRRTFLSWITYAFTMLGAIFSIQIGRTKRKTGVLWILLLSSLTFAFYLIAKSTAKNHAWALIFYLIPLCSILIANRLYRFKIERGLE; the protein is encoded by the coding sequence ATGCCTATTTTATGGAGATATCTCCTCAAAAACTATTTTAGGGTTTTCCTCCTATCGATTTTTGTTTTCTTATCGATTCTCGTCCTCATGCGCATGCAGGAAATTGCCCGATTTGCCACTTTAGGAACAGCTCCTTCCGTCATCGCTCTTTTTATTTTGTTGCAATTCCCTATTATTCTTCCTCTTGCCATTCCTATTTCGGCCCTTATTTCGTCGACTATTTTAATGATGCGCTTGTGCCAAAGCCACGAACTCACTTCGTTAAGGGTCCAGGGATTGTCGGTCAAAGACATTTTATATCCGATTAAAATGACTGCCTTTTTTCTCACTCTTTTTAATTTTGTTATTGTCTCAGAATTGACGCCTACGACTCGGCTCAAAAGCAAAAATCTAATGTATCAGGCAACAGCTCAAAATCCGCTTCTCTTGATGCAGACAAACAAAATCACAAAAGTTAAAAATGCCTATACCGACTTGCATGTCATCAAATCGGGTAAGTCTGCAGAAAATCTTATTTTTTCTTTTCTCAATCCCTCATCTAAAAAAATGAATTTGATTATGGCAGATCAACTCAATGTCGAAGATCAAGGGATCCTGATTGGGGAGCAAGTTCATTTAATTTCTCATCTAAAAACAAAACAGGAAAATGGTTTTGATCATTTGGTCATTGAAAATTATGACCGCATTGAGAACTCCTCCCTTGCAATCGCTTCGCTTCTTCACCAAACAGATATCAAACGCCTTTCTTTGCAACGGCTACGCATTAAACCCCTTCTCATCAAAATGTTTGTTGAAAAAGAGAGAGGCCAGCTCTTTAGGTGCATTTTAGAAATCAGCCGCCGAACCTTTTTATCGTGGATTACATATGCCTTTACGATGCTCGGAGCTATTTTTTCGATACAGATTGGAAGAACCAAGAGAAAAACCGGAGTGCTTTGGATTTTACTCCTATCGAGCCTAACCTTTGCCTTTTATCTCATCGCAAAATCGACGGCTAAAAATCACGCTTGGGCTCTCATTTTTTACTTAATCCCCCTTTGTTCCATTCTCATTGCCAATCGCTTGTACCGCTTTAAAATCGAAAGGGGACTTGAATGA
- the glgB gene encoding 1,4-alpha-glucan branching protein GlgB, giving the protein MYESPHSFLGPHDHVVRVYFPDAEKIEIEIEGQKRAMQATRDGVFEIATKQTLGPKEYRVCYKSGQWFHDPYAFAPMLTESDFYHFLMGRDDALYQRLGAHLMEVDGVQGVRFSVWAPYAQCVSLACDLNHFSEYLWPMNKLSGCGVWEIFIPGAFEGMIYKYAIRNCHGHVQMRADPFAFASEKRPSTASMVANIHSALWTDEKWIEQRKNRNHNCLPMNIYEVHLGSWRRRDGQFMNYRDIAVELAQYCKEMHYTHIEMMPITEHPLDESWGYQVTGYFAATSRFGSVQDFQFFMNHMHQEGLFVILDWVGGHFPTDVFALAQFDGSCLYEYSDPQKGFHPHWNTLIFDYGKPQVANFLLASVAYWAEVMHLDGFRLDAVSSMIYLSFGRDPGQWRPNQYGGPENLEAVAFLRQLNTLVHEKFPGVITIAEESSAYPLVSFPISQGGLGFDFKSNLGWMNDTLKYFSTDFPYRAHRHDLITFYLMYAFSEHFALFLSHDEVVHEKRSLIGKMPGNQAQQFANARLLYTMMMTLPGKKLIFMGGEFAQWNEWYEKEEIHWFLLAYPTHQGMQRCVKAINKLYLDVPSFWESDHMPHGFQWIACDDRGGGVISYLRKGGGLEHLVIHNFSQNQYPEYTIHIHTLSSIKEVFNSESELFMGCGLINSNLTVDQGRVNFSLAPFVTAIFEVKFG; this is encoded by the coding sequence ATGTATGAATCGCCCCATTCTTTTTTAGGTCCGCATGATCATGTGGTGCGTGTTTATTTCCCTGATGCCGAGAAGATAGAGATTGAAATTGAGGGACAAAAAAGGGCAATGCAGGCAACCCGGGATGGGGTGTTTGAAATTGCAACCAAGCAGACGCTTGGACCCAAAGAATACCGTGTTTGTTATAAAAGCGGGCAGTGGTTTCATGATCCTTATGCCTTTGCACCGATGTTAACGGAGAGTGATTTCTATCATTTTCTAATGGGCAGGGATGACGCGCTCTATCAACGTCTTGGGGCTCATTTGATGGAAGTCGATGGAGTTCAGGGGGTGCGCTTTTCCGTATGGGCACCTTATGCTCAATGCGTTTCTCTTGCCTGTGATCTCAATCATTTTAGCGAATATCTATGGCCGATGAATAAACTTTCAGGGTGTGGGGTTTGGGAAATTTTTATCCCCGGTGCTTTTGAGGGGATGATATATAAATATGCGATTCGCAACTGCCATGGTCATGTGCAAATGCGTGCCGATCCCTTTGCTTTTGCATCGGAAAAGCGCCCTTCAACTGCTTCTATGGTGGCCAATATCCACTCCGCTCTATGGACGGATGAAAAGTGGATTGAGCAGCGAAAGAATCGCAATCACAATTGTCTTCCGATGAATATTTATGAGGTGCATTTAGGTTCATGGAGGCGCCGGGACGGGCAATTCATGAACTATCGCGATATTGCAGTCGAGCTCGCTCAGTATTGCAAAGAGATGCATTATACGCATATTGAAATGATGCCTATTACGGAACATCCTCTTGATGAATCATGGGGGTATCAGGTGACGGGATATTTTGCTGCGACATCGCGCTTTGGCTCAGTGCAAGATTTTCAGTTTTTTATGAATCATATGCATCAGGAAGGCCTTTTTGTGATTCTCGATTGGGTAGGAGGGCATTTTCCAACAGATGTCTTTGCCCTAGCTCAATTTGACGGAAGCTGTCTTTATGAATATAGTGATCCTCAAAAGGGATTTCATCCCCATTGGAATACGCTCATTTTTGATTATGGAAAGCCGCAAGTGGCCAATTTTTTGCTGGCTTCGGTTGCCTATTGGGCTGAGGTGATGCATCTCGATGGATTTCGACTGGATGCCGTCTCATCGATGATTTATTTGAGCTTTGGGCGGGATCCGGGGCAATGGAGGCCGAATCAATATGGCGGTCCTGAGAATTTAGAAGCCGTAGCTTTTTTAAGACAGCTCAATACGCTTGTTCATGAAAAGTTTCCGGGTGTGATCACCATTGCAGAAGAGTCGAGCGCTTACCCCCTTGTGAGCTTCCCCATTAGTCAGGGTGGGCTCGGATTTGATTTCAAATCGAATCTTGGTTGGATGAATGACACGTTAAAATATTTTTCGACGGATTTTCCTTATCGCGCGCACCGTCATGATTTGATCACATTTTATCTCATGTATGCATTTAGCGAGCATTTTGCTCTCTTTTTATCTCATGACGAAGTTGTCCATGAAAAGCGCTCATTAATTGGAAAAATGCCGGGGAATCAAGCGCAGCAATTTGCTAATGCCCGGCTTTTATACACGATGATGATGACCCTGCCCGGCAAAAAACTCATTTTCATGGGAGGGGAGTTTGCACAATGGAATGAATGGTATGAAAAAGAGGAGATCCATTGGTTTTTGCTCGCTTATCCCACACATCAAGGAATGCAGCGGTGTGTAAAAGCAATCAATAAGCTCTATCTCGATGTGCCGTCATTTTGGGAAAGTGATCATATGCCACATGGATTTCAGTGGATCGCTTGTGATGATCGGGGGGGAGGAGTCATCTCTTACTTGAGAAAAGGTGGGGGGCTCGAACATTTGGTGATTCATAACTTTAGCCAAAATCAGTATCCGGAGTATACTATTCATATTCATACTCTTTCATCTATCAAAGAAGTTTTTAACAGTGAATCGGAGCTATTTATGGGGTGTGGTCTGATCAATTCCAATCTCACAGTTGATCAGGGGAGAGTCAATTTTTCGTTAGCTCCTTTTGTAACGGCAATTTTTGAGGTCAAATTTGGTTAA
- the ligA gene encoding NAD-dependent DNA ligase LigA produces the protein MTYEDYIQLIETIRHHDMLYYIENRPRISDYEYDMLYKDLEAMEQEHPDWTLASSPTQTISDSSHSGFKQKSHAAPMLSLANTYSEEELADFIKRTKKLLERYEPIFFVEYKMDGLAISLRYEKGVLVCGLTRGDGKKGDDITQNVKAIKNLPFRLKGKNIPDVLEVRAEVFMPVKVFEELNAKRKAVAEELWANPRNAAAGSLKLLDVREVYKRKLDLIAFGIIEDSSHGVDFQKDVAHYLKNLGFPTFAHDQMAIAKNVDEIMLFAQRVEKERGTLPFEIDGIVIKLDDIKHRERLGTTAKTPRWAVAYKFAAQKAKTLIEDITTQVGRTGVLTPVAELKPVFVSGSTIARATLHNIDEIHRKDIRIGDTVWIEKGGDVIPKVVEVDYSERKEGAPAWSMPTLCPSCGSPVMQEEGEVAFRCINHQECPAQNLKKLIFFASKEAMDIENLGEKIVEKLAQAHLLQKFSDIYRLKKEVLLSIEGFKDKSAQNLIDSIEDSKKREFYRFILALGIKHVGKGIAELIANYCRSLDAFINLTEEELIALEGVGEKVAQSVVDYLDNPVHIDEINTLLQLGVTPTMPKQKHIKEHPFNGKTFVLTGSLEAFTRSQAAALIKERGGKVAGSVSAKTDYLLYGDDAGSKLKKAESLHISLMSEAEFKKHLAE, from the coding sequence ATGACATACGAAGACTATATTCAACTGATTGAAACAATCAGACATCACGATATGCTCTACTATATCGAAAATCGCCCCCGGATCAGCGATTACGAATATGATATGCTCTACAAGGATCTCGAAGCGATGGAGCAAGAGCATCCCGATTGGACTTTGGCTTCTTCTCCTACACAGACGATCTCTGATTCGAGCCACTCGGGCTTTAAGCAAAAAAGCCATGCAGCGCCGATGCTCTCTTTAGCCAATACCTATAGTGAAGAAGAACTTGCAGATTTTATTAAAAGGACGAAAAAGCTGCTCGAGCGGTATGAGCCTATCTTTTTTGTCGAATATAAGATGGATGGGCTTGCTATTTCCCTTCGTTATGAAAAGGGCGTCTTAGTTTGTGGGCTGACGCGAGGCGATGGGAAAAAGGGAGATGATATCACACAAAACGTGAAGGCAATTAAAAATTTACCATTTCGTTTAAAAGGTAAAAATATTCCCGATGTTTTAGAAGTAAGAGCTGAAGTCTTTATGCCTGTTAAAGTCTTTGAAGAGCTCAATGCAAAACGCAAGGCAGTAGCGGAGGAGCTTTGGGCAAATCCTCGGAATGCGGCCGCGGGGTCTTTAAAACTACTCGATGTGCGTGAAGTCTATAAACGCAAACTCGATCTCATTGCATTTGGTATCATTGAGGATTCAAGTCATGGGGTTGATTTCCAAAAAGATGTAGCTCACTATTTAAAAAATTTGGGATTCCCCACATTCGCTCATGATCAAATGGCCATTGCAAAGAATGTGGATGAGATCATGCTTTTTGCTCAGCGTGTTGAAAAAGAGCGGGGAACACTTCCTTTTGAAATCGATGGCATTGTGATTAAACTCGATGATATTAAGCATAGAGAACGACTCGGAACCACAGCAAAGACACCGCGGTGGGCCGTTGCTTATAAATTTGCGGCACAAAAAGCAAAGACTCTGATCGAGGATATTACCACTCAAGTGGGGCGCACGGGGGTATTAACCCCGGTTGCAGAACTCAAGCCGGTCTTTGTTTCGGGAAGTACCATTGCAAGAGCAACACTCCACAATATCGATGAGATCCATCGCAAAGATATTCGCATTGGCGATACGGTTTGGATTGAAAAGGGGGGCGATGTGATTCCCAAAGTGGTTGAGGTTGACTACTCCGAGAGAAAAGAAGGGGCACCGGCATGGTCAATGCCTACGCTATGTCCGAGCTGTGGATCGCCTGTTATGCAAGAAGAGGGAGAGGTAGCCTTTCGCTGCATCAATCATCAAGAATGTCCTGCGCAAAACTTAAAAAAGTTGATCTTTTTTGCTTCCAAAGAAGCCATGGATATTGAAAACCTTGGGGAGAAAATTGTAGAAAAGTTGGCCCAAGCCCATCTTTTGCAAAAATTTTCCGATATTTATCGCCTTAAAAAAGAAGTTTTGCTGTCTATCGAGGGGTTTAAAGATAAATCGGCTCAAAACTTAATCGATTCAATTGAAGATTCAAAGAAAAGGGAGTTTTACCGTTTTATTTTAGCTCTTGGAATCAAACATGTCGGAAAGGGAATTGCCGAATTGATCGCTAACTATTGTAGAAGCTTAGATGCATTTATTAATCTCACTGAAGAGGAGCTGATCGCTCTCGAAGGTGTTGGTGAAAAAGTGGCTCAATCAGTCGTCGATTATTTAGATAATCCGGTGCATATCGATGAGATTAATACGCTCCTTCAGCTCGGCGTTACTCCCACGATGCCCAAGCAAAAGCATATAAAAGAGCACCCTTTCAATGGAAAAACGTTTGTATTGACAGGGTCTCTTGAAGCATTTACCCGCTCGCAAGCGGCAGCATTGATTAAAGAGAGAGGGGGGAAGGTGGCCGGATCCGTTTCTGCTAAAACCGATTATCTCTTGTACGGTGACGATGCAGGATCCAAACTCAAAAAAGCCGAATCGCTCCATATTTCTTTAATGAGTGAGGCCGAATTCAAAAAGCATCTTGCAGAATGA
- the rplM gene encoding 50S ribosomal protein L13, with amino-acid sequence MTIKLSKTTLVNTQQAMAKRNWFLFDASGKTLGRFASELAVVLMGKHKIDYTPNSDTGDGVVVINADKLIVTGAKEAQKTYRSYTGHIGGRKDTPYRVLKEKKPTEILRHAVHGMMPKTKQTDAQVKRLRIFAGSDHDMQAQQPRAV; translated from the coding sequence ATGACGATTAAGCTTTCTAAAACAACGCTAGTCAATACGCAGCAAGCAATGGCAAAGAGAAATTGGTTTCTTTTTGACGCAAGTGGAAAGACTCTTGGGCGTTTTGCTTCCGAACTGGCAGTAGTTTTAATGGGAAAACATAAAATTGATTATACGCCTAACTCCGATACCGGAGATGGTGTGGTTGTTATCAATGCGGATAAACTCATTGTGACAGGGGCTAAAGAAGCTCAAAAAACGTATCGCTCATATACCGGGCACATTGGTGGGAGAAAAGATACTCCTTACCGTGTTTTAAAGGAAAAAAAACCGACTGAAATCTTGCGACATGCCGTGCATGGAATGATGCCAAAAACAAAGCAAACGGATGCTCAAGTCAAAAGACTTAGAATCTTTGCAGGTTCTGATCACGATATGCAAGCTCAGCAACCCCGCGCCGTTTAA
- the miaB gene encoding tRNA (N6-isopentenyl adenosine(37)-C2)-methylthiotransferase MiaB, whose amino-acid sequence MHTPSTYFIRTYGCQMNELDTELMVGSLNKRGLARVFDEEHADILIFNTCSIRDLAERKVMGKLGQIGRWTKRKPIIGVTGCMAMAKKESLFKKLPHIDFVLGTNNITDLDYVLDEVIAKNKKMILTHKQFEENLDYFVAERDDKVKAYVSIIRGCNKFCTYCVVPYTRGQEVSRPPEDIEKEVKLLAQQGYKEITLLGQNVNSYGKDQPDWNCLFHDLLYRLDKIEGIERIRFMTSHPVDITIDLMQAIRDLPSLCEFVHFPLQAGSNRILKKMHRIYTKEEYFEKVARLKEIVPNVSLGTDIIVGFCTETDEEFQETYDAFKEIGFSVAFIFAYSARKGTPAMRWKDDVLEEIKQERLQKLLELYHSMQVEQYQNMIGTQKEVLVEKMGKNGLLKGRTRCWQNVIFPGSEALVGTLQTVTVNGYNHQTLLAEPVKYTEMS is encoded by the coding sequence ATGCACACTCCTTCTACCTATTTTATTCGCACTTACGGTTGCCAAATGAATGAGCTCGATACGGAATTGATGGTCGGAAGCCTCAATAAACGCGGCCTTGCTCGCGTCTTCGATGAAGAGCATGCTGATATTTTAATTTTTAATACGTGCTCAATCCGCGATCTCGCAGAGAGAAAAGTCATGGGAAAACTCGGGCAAATTGGAAGGTGGACTAAGAGAAAACCCATTATCGGCGTTACGGGCTGTATGGCGATGGCAAAAAAAGAGAGCCTCTTTAAAAAGCTCCCCCATATCGACTTTGTCCTTGGAACGAATAATATTACCGATCTCGATTATGTCCTCGATGAGGTGATTGCAAAAAATAAAAAAATGATTTTAACACATAAGCAGTTTGAAGAGAATCTCGACTACTTTGTAGCTGAAAGAGACGACAAAGTGAAAGCTTATGTTTCAATTATCCGTGGCTGCAATAAATTCTGCACCTACTGCGTGGTTCCTTACACAAGGGGGCAAGAAGTCTCCCGCCCTCCCGAAGATATTGAAAAAGAGGTTAAACTCCTAGCTCAGCAAGGCTATAAGGAGATTACACTTCTCGGGCAAAACGTTAATAGCTATGGAAAGGATCAACCCGATTGGAACTGCCTTTTCCATGACCTCCTCTATCGACTCGACAAAATTGAAGGCATTGAGCGTATCCGCTTTATGACCTCTCACCCTGTTGACATTACCATTGACTTAATGCAGGCAATCCGCGACCTCCCCTCTCTTTGTGAATTTGTCCATTTCCCCCTTCAAGCCGGTTCTAACCGCATTTTGAAAAAAATGCACCGCATTTATACGAAGGAAGAGTATTTTGAAAAAGTCGCTCGCCTCAAAGAAATTGTCCCCAACGTCTCTTTAGGAACGGATATTATTGTCGGCTTTTGCACAGAGACGGATGAAGAATTTCAAGAAACCTATGACGCCTTTAAAGAGATCGGTTTCTCCGTTGCATTTATCTTTGCCTATAGCGCCCGTAAAGGAACACCCGCAATGAGATGGAAAGATGATGTTTTGGAAGAAATCAAACAAGAGCGACTTCAAAAACTCCTTGAGCTCTATCATTCTATGCAAGTTGAGCAGTATCAAAACATGATCGGCACGCAAAAAGAAGTCCTGGTTGAGAAAATGGGCAAAAACGGGCTGCTTAAAGGAAGAACACGCTGCTGGCAGAATGTCATTTTCCCCGGCTCCGAAGCGCTTGTCGGAACGCTCCAAACCGTCACTGTCAATGGCTACAACCACCAGACTCTCTTAGCTGAACCGGTAAAATATACCGAAATGAGTTGA
- a CDS encoding LptF/LptG family permease gives MIPLSIQTRYISSLFFKRLFFLLFLLYLCYILFDYSIHMSEMGHHASLKFQDVVLYYFYNFIKRLDLLLPLSLLISTIHVLTSLNANHELLALLISGQNIKQIVKPIMISGLLSSLFMLAIVEFVLPNAQAYIDHFQSQYLSTPTNQTDRQIQSITFDNNSKLLFSYRNLEQNAMEDVFFIQNDKSIWHFKNLKEEEGVIKGYFVDFFYKDSHQRLVKGPSYDEMIVPFLSPPLIVATDQEKEPFENLSISELLSKIIYPFDRFHRDYYEISTQLYSKLAMPWLSLLVVIAVIPFCITFSRSSKIFLIYTMALICFVCLFTIIDACVILGQNNVVPPPIAAFGPFALIAMGFGIRFWRMR, from the coding sequence ATGATTCCTCTATCCATTCAGACGCGCTATATTTCCTCTCTTTTTTTCAAGCGCCTTTTCTTCCTGCTGTTTTTACTATATCTCTGTTATATCCTATTTGACTATTCGATTCACATGTCGGAGATGGGGCACCATGCAAGTTTAAAATTTCAAGATGTCGTTCTTTATTATTTCTATAATTTCATTAAGAGACTCGATCTTTTACTCCCTTTAAGTTTGCTGATATCGACCATTCATGTCCTAACGTCTCTCAATGCCAATCATGAACTTCTAGCGCTTCTTATATCGGGGCAAAATATCAAACAAATCGTAAAGCCCATTATGATTTCAGGCCTCCTTAGCTCCTTATTCATGCTGGCTATTGTTGAATTTGTGCTCCCTAATGCGCAAGCTTATATCGATCACTTTCAGTCCCAATATCTATCGACACCAACTAACCAAACCGACCGGCAAATTCAAAGCATTACTTTTGACAACAACTCAAAACTGCTCTTTAGCTACCGCAATCTTGAACAAAACGCAATGGAAGATGTTTTCTTTATTCAAAATGATAAAAGCATTTGGCATTTTAAAAATCTAAAAGAAGAAGAAGGGGTGATCAAAGGCTATTTTGTCGATTTTTTTTACAAAGATTCTCATCAACGCTTAGTCAAAGGGCCATCATATGATGAGATGATTGTCCCCTTTTTATCCCCTCCTCTTATCGTTGCTACGGACCAAGAAAAGGAACCTTTTGAAAATCTCTCGATTTCAGAGCTTTTATCTAAAATAATTTACCCCTTTGACCGCTTTCATCGAGATTATTATGAAATCTCAACGCAACTCTATTCAAAACTGGCTATGCCTTGGCTATCTCTTTTAGTTGTCATCGCCGTCATTCCCTTTTGCATTACATTCAGTCGCTCTTCAAAAATATTTTTAATTTATACGATGGCGCTCATTTGTTTTGTCTGCCTTTTTACAATTATAGATGCTTGTGTTATCTTGGGTCAAAATAATGTCGTGCCGCCACCTATTGCCGCTTTTGGACCTTTTGCTTTAATTGCCATGGGTTTTGGAATTCGTTTTTGGCGGATGCGATAA
- a CDS encoding carboxypeptidase M32: protein MDFKQLFDFSRSTHTLASIERLLFWDQETMMPTQGIDIKTMQKKELAALIHHRKTSKEYEKLLSQFIALDSGEILNDQLNDDQKRSLELMREDYHKMKKLPVDFITEFAEVTSKATHVWIEARQNDDFELFAPHLSKIIDHMKKKADLLGYINHPYDPLLDEYEPQITTQTIDSLFDPLKKALIDLTQQLSHHSIPDQFLYGSFDRTAQFSLNTGILNNMGLDPKKVRLDQSAHPFCMPIHPTDIRLTTHVQDAGFYQGFSATMHEGGHGLYEQGLDPDFFGLPLAEAASIGIHESQSKLWETFIGQSFSFWKGYYPIVQETFKEQFENISLDSFFHAINAVRPSLIRIHADEVTYGLHVILRYEIEKAFMEGKLSVYELPEFWNAKMHEYLGIVPHTNAQGCMQDIHWASGLFGYFPTYALGNLYAAQLHHTMLAAFPDYNVRLENRDFKFIREWLLQQVHRHGRRYYPQQLIEKATKKKLAVDDFLSYLNKKYLPISARA from the coding sequence ATGGATTTTAAACAACTCTTTGATTTTTCACGCTCTACACATACGTTAGCATCAATTGAGCGCCTCCTATTTTGGGATCAGGAAACCATGATGCCCACTCAGGGAATCGATATTAAAACGATGCAAAAAAAAGAGCTTGCAGCCCTTATTCACCATCGCAAAACATCCAAAGAGTATGAAAAACTCCTATCACAATTCATTGCTCTAGACTCAGGAGAAATCCTAAATGATCAGCTCAATGACGATCAAAAGAGGAGTTTGGAGTTGATGCGGGAAGATTATCACAAGATGAAAAAGCTTCCCGTTGACTTTATCACTGAATTTGCCGAAGTGACTTCTAAAGCAACCCACGTCTGGATCGAAGCTCGGCAAAATGACGATTTTGAGCTCTTTGCTCCACATCTTTCCAAAATCATTGATCACATGAAGAAAAAAGCCGATCTTCTTGGTTATATTAATCACCCTTACGATCCGCTTCTGGATGAGTATGAGCCACAAATCACAACTCAGACTATTGATTCTCTTTTCGATCCCCTCAAAAAAGCCCTCATTGATTTAACTCAACAGCTAAGCCACCATTCTATTCCCGATCAGTTCCTCTATGGATCATTTGATCGTACTGCCCAATTTTCCCTTAATACCGGCATTTTAAATAATATGGGCCTCGACCCAAAAAAGGTGCGCCTTGATCAATCCGCGCATCCCTTTTGCATGCCCATCCACCCCACAGATATTCGCTTGACTACTCATGTCCAAGATGCAGGATTTTATCAGGGATTTTCAGCAACAATGCATGAAGGAGGGCATGGTCTTTATGAGCAAGGGCTGGACCCTGATTTCTTTGGTTTACCCCTAGCAGAAGCAGCCTCTATCGGCATACATGAATCGCAATCTAAACTATGGGAAACCTTCATCGGACAATCCTTCTCCTTTTGGAAGGGCTACTACCCAATTGTTCAAGAAACATTTAAGGAACAATTCGAGAATATCTCTTTGGACTCCTTTTTTCATGCCATCAATGCAGTCCGTCCTTCTTTAATCCGCATCCATGCCGATGAAGTCACTTACGGTCTTCACGTCATCCTACGCTACGAAATTGAAAAGGCCTTCATGGAAGGAAAACTTTCAGTCTATGAACTTCCGGAATTTTGGAATGCTAAAATGCATGAATATTTAGGGATTGTTCCTCATACTAATGCACAAGGGTGTATGCAAGATATCCACTGGGCTTCAGGGCTCTTCGGTTATTTTCCAACCTATGCTCTTGGCAACCTCTATGCAGCTCAACTCCACCATACGATGCTTGCTGCCTTCCCGGATTACAATGTGCGCCTAGAAAACCGCGACTTTAAATTTATCCGCGAATGGCTTCTCCAACAGGTGCATCGCCATGGCCGCCGCTACTATCCTCAACAACTCATTGAAAAGGCAACCAAAAAGAAACTCGCCGTCGATGATTTTCTCTCTTATTTGAACAAAAAATATCTCCCCATCTCCGCTCGAGCATAA